The Micromonospora sp. WMMD961 genome has a segment encoding these proteins:
- the pdxS gene encoding pyridoxal 5'-phosphate synthase lyase subunit PdxS, translating to MPENTASNTGTAPVVGSARVKRGMAEMLKGGVIMDVVNAEQAKIAEDAGAVAVMALERVPADIRAQGGVSRMSDPDMIDGIIEAVSIPVMAKARIGHFVEARILQSLGVDYVDESEVLTPADYANHIDKWAFTVPFVCGATNLGEALRRITEGAAMIRSKGEAGTGDVSNATTHMRRIRQEIRRLSSLPADELYVAAKELQAPYELVKEVAESGKLPVVLFTAGGIATPADAAMMMQLGAEGVFVGSGIFKAGNPAQRAAAIVKATTFHDDPDVLAKVSRGLGEAMVGINVDEIPQPHRLAERGW from the coding sequence GTGCCCGAAAACACCGCCTCGAACACCGGTACCGCCCCCGTCGTCGGTTCTGCCCGCGTGAAGCGTGGCATGGCCGAGATGCTGAAGGGCGGCGTGATCATGGATGTGGTCAACGCCGAGCAGGCCAAGATCGCCGAAGACGCCGGCGCGGTGGCGGTGATGGCCCTGGAGCGGGTGCCCGCCGACATCCGCGCGCAGGGCGGCGTGTCCCGGATGAGCGACCCAGACATGATCGACGGGATCATCGAGGCGGTCTCCATCCCGGTGATGGCCAAGGCCCGCATCGGCCACTTCGTGGAGGCGCGGATCCTCCAGTCGCTCGGCGTGGACTACGTCGACGAGTCCGAGGTGCTGACCCCGGCCGACTACGCCAACCACATCGACAAGTGGGCGTTCACGGTGCCCTTCGTCTGTGGTGCGACCAACCTGGGCGAGGCGCTGCGCCGGATCACCGAGGGCGCGGCAATGATCCGCTCCAAGGGCGAGGCCGGCACCGGTGACGTCTCCAACGCCACCACCCACATGCGGAGGATCCGCCAGGAGATCCGCCGCCTCTCCTCGCTGCCGGCCGACGAGCTGTACGTCGCGGCCAAGGAGCTGCAGGCCCCGTACGAGCTGGTCAAGGAGGTCGCCGAGAGCGGCAAGCTGCCGGTGGTGCTGTTCACCGCCGGTGGGATCGCCACTCCGGCCGACGCCGCGATGATGATGCAGCTCGGCGCGGAGGGTGTCTTCGTCGGCTCCGGCATCTTCAAGGCCGGCAACCCGGCCCAGCGGGCCGCCGCGATCGTCAAGGCCACCACCTTCCACGACGACCCGGACGTGCTGGCGAAGGTCTCCCGCGGTCTCGGCGAGGCCATGGTCGGCATCAACGTCGACGAGATCCCGCAGCCGCACCGGCTGGCCGAGCGGGGCTGGTGA
- the pdxT gene encoding pyridoxal 5'-phosphate synthase glutaminase subunit PdxT, giving the protein MAVPVIGVLALQGDVREHVAALAAAGADARPVRRPAELDAVDGLVVPGGESTTISKLTDIFEMREPIDKRIADGMPVYGSCAGMIMLATAVLDGRPDQRGFAGIDMTVRRNAFGRQVDSFEAPVEITGVPGEPFHAVFIRAPWVERVGAGVQVIGTVTGGPAADRIVAVRQGNLLATSFHPELTGDLRVHAYFVDLVRAA; this is encoded by the coding sequence ATGGCCGTACCCGTGATCGGTGTTCTCGCTCTTCAGGGGGACGTCCGCGAGCACGTGGCGGCGCTGGCCGCGGCGGGTGCGGACGCCCGCCCGGTGCGTCGCCCGGCGGAGCTGGACGCGGTCGACGGCCTGGTCGTCCCCGGGGGCGAGTCCACCACGATCAGCAAGCTCACCGACATCTTCGAGATGCGCGAGCCGATCGACAAGCGGATCGCCGACGGCATGCCGGTCTACGGGTCCTGCGCCGGCATGATCATGCTGGCCACGGCGGTGCTGGACGGCCGACCCGACCAGCGGGGCTTCGCCGGCATCGACATGACCGTGCGGCGCAACGCGTTCGGCCGGCAGGTCGACTCGTTCGAGGCCCCGGTCGAGATCACCGGGGTGCCGGGGGAGCCGTTCCACGCGGTCTTCATCCGGGCGCCCTGGGTCGAGCGGGTCGGTGCCGGTGTCCAGGTCATCGGCACGGTGACCGGTGGCCCGGCCGCCGACCGGATCGTGGCGGTCCGACAGGGCAACCTGCTGGCCACCTCGTTCCACCCGGAGTTGACCGGTGACCTGCGGGTGCACGCGTACTTCGTGGATCTGGTGCGGGCCGCCTGA
- a CDS encoding YebC/PmpR family DNA-binding transcriptional regulator, whose product MSGHSKWATTKHKKAVIDAKRGKMFAKLIKNVEVAARTGGGDPSGNPTLFDAIQKAKKSSVPNDNIDRAVKRGSGLEAGGADWQTIMYEGYGPNGVAMLIECLTDNRNRAATEVRTALTRNGGSLADAGSVSYMFSRKGVVIVPKEGTSEDDVMMAVLDAGAEEVNDLGEAYEVVSEPTDLIAVRTALQDAGIEYESAESSLIPSMNIPLDEEGARKVFKLIDVLEDCDDVQNVYANFDVSDDVMAAVDA is encoded by the coding sequence ATGTCCGGCCACTCAAAGTGGGCGACGACCAAGCACAAGAAGGCCGTCATCGACGCCAAGCGCGGCAAGATGTTCGCCAAGCTGATTAAGAACGTCGAGGTGGCCGCGCGCACCGGTGGCGGGGACCCCTCCGGTAACCCGACTCTCTTCGACGCGATCCAGAAGGCGAAGAAGAGCTCGGTGCCGAACGACAACATCGATCGCGCCGTCAAGCGCGGCTCCGGCCTGGAGGCCGGCGGCGCCGACTGGCAGACGATCATGTACGAGGGGTACGGCCCGAACGGCGTCGCGATGCTGATCGAGTGCCTCACCGACAACCGCAACCGGGCGGCGACCGAGGTGCGTACCGCGCTGACCCGCAACGGCGGCTCGCTGGCCGACGCCGGTTCGGTGTCGTACATGTTCTCCCGCAAGGGAGTGGTGATCGTCCCCAAGGAGGGCACCAGCGAGGACGACGTGATGATGGCCGTCCTCGACGCCGGCGCCGAGGAGGTCAACGACCTCGGTGAGGCGTACGAGGTGGTGTCCGAGCCGACCGACCTGATCGCGGTCCGCACCGCCCTGCAGGACGCCGGCATCGAGTACGAGTCGGCCGAGTCCTCCCTCATCCCCAGCATGAACATCCCGCTGGACGAGGAGGGCGCGCGCAAGGTCTTCAAGCTGATCGACGTGCTGGAAGACTGCGACGACGTGCAGAACGTCTACGCGAACTTCGACGTCAGCGACGACGTGATGGCGGCCGTCGACGCCTGA
- a CDS encoding helix-turn-helix transcriptional regulator — MSEAGSTVPRRELGRLLRQTREQAGIGLEAAASDLEWSRAKMYRIESGQTPIRALDVDQMCRLYKAAPDMTQVLVSLAKESKSKGWYHAYGEVIPRWFELYVGLESAASRIRSYEHAVVPGLLQTPEYAAQVVRTRPAVSDDEAAKLVELRIERQRLLARKRPAAPALDVIIEEALLHKDVPGMSAQIDKLVEASDASNVSVRVLPLKGAITQVVVSGGFVILDFPTNGARSAEPTTVYNEGLSGALYLDRLEEVRTYAEVWNALTAQALSVEESRKLMHGIKERHHD; from the coding sequence ATGAGTGAAGCGGGATCGACGGTGCCGAGGCGGGAGTTGGGCCGGCTGCTACGGCAGACCCGGGAGCAAGCCGGCATCGGCCTTGAGGCTGCAGCCTCTGACCTTGAGTGGTCGCGCGCCAAGATGTACCGCATCGAGTCGGGGCAAACTCCCATCCGTGCCCTGGACGTCGATCAGATGTGCCGGCTCTACAAGGCTGCCCCGGACATGACGCAAGTCCTCGTCAGCCTCGCCAAGGAATCTAAGAGCAAGGGTTGGTACCACGCCTATGGCGAGGTGATCCCGCGTTGGTTTGAGCTGTATGTCGGCCTTGAGTCAGCGGCCAGCCGTATCCGTAGCTATGAACACGCTGTTGTGCCGGGGCTGTTGCAGACCCCCGAGTATGCCGCTCAGGTGGTTCGCACGCGCCCAGCCGTCTCCGACGACGAAGCGGCGAAGTTAGTTGAGCTGCGCATCGAGCGTCAGCGGTTGCTAGCCCGGAAGCGACCTGCCGCTCCCGCGCTGGACGTGATTATTGAGGAAGCTCTACTGCACAAAGACGTGCCGGGTATGTCGGCGCAAATAGACAAGCTTGTGGAGGCCAGTGACGCGTCCAACGTGTCTGTCAGGGTTCTTCCGCTCAAGGGCGCGATCACGCAAGTGGTGGTGTCTGGTGGGTTCGTCATCCTTGATTTCCCGACCAACGGGGCGAGGTCTGCCGAGCCGACGACGGTCTACAACGAAGGTCTTTCGGGTGCGCTCTACCTTGACCGGCTCGAAGAGGTCAGAACGTACGCGGAAGTTTGGAACGCCCTCACCGCCCAAGCGTTGAGCGTTGAGGAATCCCGGAAGCTGATGCATGGGATCAAGGAGAGGCACCATGATTGA
- a CDS encoding DUF397 domain-containing protein — MDLTGARWRKSTRSGAQGNCVEVADNLPGVVAVRDSKNRDGGTLAFGQASWQSFVSLAKGIGTAR, encoded by the coding sequence ATTGATCTGACCGGCGCTCGCTGGCGCAAGAGCACCCGGAGCGGGGCACAGGGCAACTGTGTGGAGGTCGCCGACAATCTCCCCGGCGTAGTCGCCGTCCGGGACAGTAAGAACCGGGACGGCGGAACGCTGGCCTTCGGGCAGGCATCGTGGCAGAGCTTTGTCAGCCTGGCGAAGGGGATAGGCACCGCGCGCTGA
- a CDS encoding TetR/AcrR family transcriptional regulator encodes MQNARDRLLLAAAELLQAGGTVSTRAVCERAGVQAPTLYHHFGSKQGLIDAVVNHGFTQYTTVESSGNPLNDLREGWDRHVRFGLEHPSFYGLLYGRVEPGKPCAVTAPAHAALRERFTDAAAQGLLTVPADDAAEQVLAANVGITLTLISQPEPDFGLSVRVREAALAGVLHTPSSDAPATRASAALTLRALVGNDPGNLTPGEQALLGELLDRLAR; translated from the coding sequence ATGCAGAACGCACGGGATCGACTCCTGCTCGCCGCGGCGGAGTTGTTGCAGGCCGGCGGCACGGTGTCCACGCGAGCGGTGTGCGAACGCGCCGGGGTGCAGGCCCCCACGCTGTACCACCACTTCGGCAGCAAGCAGGGCCTGATCGACGCCGTGGTCAACCACGGCTTCACCCAGTACACAACTGTCGAGAGCTCCGGCAACCCGCTGAACGACCTGCGCGAGGGCTGGGACAGACACGTGCGGTTCGGGCTGGAGCACCCGTCGTTCTACGGGCTGCTCTACGGCCGCGTCGAGCCGGGAAAGCCCTGCGCGGTCACCGCTCCCGCGCACGCCGCGTTGCGCGAGCGGTTCACCGACGCCGCCGCCCAGGGCCTGCTCACGGTGCCCGCGGACGACGCCGCCGAACAGGTGCTCGCCGCCAACGTCGGCATCACGCTCACCTTGATCAGCCAGCCGGAGCCGGACTTCGGGCTGTCCGTGCGCGTCCGAGAGGCCGCACTGGCCGGAGTCCTGCACACGCCCTCCAGCGACGCCCCCGCTACCCGCGCGAGCGCCGCACTGACGTTGCGTGCGCTGGTCGGCAACGACCCGGGAAACCTCACCCCTGGCGAACAGGCGCTGCTCGGCGAGCTGCTGGACCGCCTGGCCCGCTAG
- a CDS encoding SDR family NAD(P)-dependent oxidoreductase translates to MRTWFITGGTPGGFGLVYAEAALKQGDQVVVTSRRPAELREWAESHGDRALVLQLDVTDADQVRAAVKAAEERFGGIDVLVNSAGRGWYGSIEGAPDETIRRTFDLNLFAVVEMVRAVLPGMRARGNGWIVNMSSVAGLVGALGFGYYAAAKFAVEGLSETLRQEVEPFGVRVLVVEPGAFRTKAFAYFQNEDVDEIVDAYVPMVESVKAAFVDHNGKQAGDPVRGVQAVISAMNAPVPPKRIVLGNSGYDVVVAMHENALAELRANEKLSRGADF, encoded by the coding sequence ATGAGGACTTGGTTCATCACGGGTGGGACGCCCGGAGGGTTCGGCCTGGTCTACGCGGAGGCTGCCCTCAAGCAGGGCGATCAGGTGGTGGTGACCTCGCGTCGGCCCGCCGAACTGCGAGAGTGGGCTGAATCACACGGCGACCGTGCGCTGGTGCTCCAGCTCGACGTCACCGATGCCGACCAGGTGCGTGCGGCGGTCAAGGCGGCCGAGGAGCGGTTCGGCGGGATCGACGTGCTCGTCAACAGCGCGGGCCGTGGCTGGTACGGCTCGATCGAGGGTGCCCCTGACGAGACGATCCGCCGCACGTTCGACCTCAACCTGTTCGCCGTGGTCGAGATGGTGCGCGCCGTCCTGCCCGGTATGCGGGCACGCGGCAACGGCTGGATCGTGAACATGTCGTCGGTGGCAGGCCTCGTCGGCGCACTGGGGTTCGGCTACTACGCGGCGGCGAAGTTCGCCGTCGAAGGACTGTCGGAGACACTGCGCCAGGAAGTCGAGCCGTTCGGTGTGCGCGTGCTCGTCGTAGAGCCAGGGGCGTTCCGCACCAAGGCCTTCGCCTACTTCCAGAACGAGGACGTCGACGAGATCGTCGACGCCTACGTGCCGATGGTCGAGAGCGTCAAGGCGGCGTTCGTGGACCACAACGGCAAGCAGGCAGGAGACCCCGTTCGTGGGGTGCAGGCCGTGATCAGCGCGATGAACGCACCCGTTCCGCCGAAACGAATCGTGCTCGGCAACTCCGGCTACGACGTCGTCGTCGCGATGCACGAGAACGCACTAGCGGAGCTGCGCGCGAACGAGAAGCTCTCCCGCGGAGCGGACTTCTGA
- a CDS encoding nuclear transport factor 2 family protein codes for MSDITLPTAVDTFITATNAHDANALAAVFGDGATVRDDGQTWVGEGEIREWIQGHLINPKVVLTPTSFADDRLVASGDGDFPGGPLSFALVFDIKDDQVTDLTIEPV; via the coding sequence ATGAGCGACATCACTCTACCCACGGCCGTCGACACCTTCATCACGGCCACCAACGCGCACGACGCGAACGCCCTGGCCGCGGTCTTCGGCGACGGGGCCACCGTACGCGATGACGGGCAGACCTGGGTCGGCGAGGGCGAGATCCGCGAGTGGATCCAGGGGCACCTGATCAACCCCAAGGTCGTGCTCACGCCGACCTCGTTCGCGGACGACCGGCTGGTGGCCTCCGGGGACGGTGACTTCCCCGGCGGGCCTCTGTCCTTCGCCCTCGTGTTTGATATCAAGGACGACCAGGTCACCGACCTCACGATCGAGCCCGTCTGA
- a CDS encoding DUF402 domain-containing protein: MADRFAPGDTVVRREVLRGEVWFACPTICVEDSPDLLALYLPPGAEFGFPDTGVYPCGRHPWETAGHRSWSGHGKLMLQRPGEAHSIDVFWTGPGRDFAGWYFNLQDPVRRTPIGVDTLDHELDLWWGADADRYVWKDVELFAQRLVEGRYPGMGDAIQAEGDRIAALLDAGERWWDPAWATWQPDPAWSAPRLPTGWDQVPPAL; this comes from the coding sequence GTGGCGGACCGGTTCGCGCCCGGTGACACCGTGGTACGGCGTGAGGTGCTGCGGGGCGAGGTGTGGTTCGCCTGCCCGACGATCTGCGTCGAGGACTCGCCCGACCTGCTCGCGCTCTACCTTCCACCGGGTGCCGAGTTCGGCTTCCCGGACACGGGTGTCTACCCGTGCGGCAGGCACCCGTGGGAGACCGCCGGGCACCGCTCCTGGTCGGGCCACGGCAAGTTGATGCTGCAACGCCCCGGTGAGGCGCACTCGATCGACGTGTTCTGGACGGGGCCGGGTCGCGACTTCGCCGGCTGGTACTTCAACCTCCAGGACCCGGTGCGGCGTACCCCGATCGGGGTGGACACCCTCGACCACGAGCTGGACCTGTGGTGGGGTGCGGACGCCGACCGGTACGTCTGGAAGGACGTGGAGCTGTTCGCCCAGCGCCTCGTCGAGGGGCGCTACCCGGGCATGGGTGACGCGATCCAGGCCGAGGGCGACCGGATCGCCGCGCTGCTCGACGCGGGTGAGCGGTGGTGGGACCCGGCGTGGGCGACATGGCAGCCCGACCCGGCCTGGTCCGCGCCGCGGCTGCCCACCGGCTGGGACCAGGTGCCGCCGGCCCTCTGA
- a CDS encoding ABC transporter permease, producing MNVTQATRLVAEREIRVKLRDRTFLFGTLFFLLIAAAGTILPPLLSGGPSTVAVTESAAGPLRAAGLEVRVVPDDRAAEQAVRDDDVDAAVVSGPVVLAMDDAPDDVVRALSSQPTVRLLDPDAVDPVVAFLVPFVFAFVFFLTSQTFGVQIAQSVIEEKQTRIVEILVAAVPVRALLAGKVVAGAILAFAQIALIAVVAVVGLQMGDSGGLLTLLAPAIGWFVPFFVIGFVLLAAMWAAAGALANRQEDIAAVSTPVQLAVMLPFFAVIFLNDNDTAMRVLSYLPFSSPTAMPLRLFTGDAAGWEPFVSLVVLVLTAGAFLAAGARVYEGSLLRTNGRTSLRTAWRERETIG from the coding sequence GTGAACGTCACCCAGGCCACCCGGCTGGTCGCCGAACGCGAGATCCGGGTCAAGCTCCGCGACCGCACCTTCCTGTTCGGCACGCTGTTCTTCCTGCTGATCGCCGCGGCCGGCACCATCCTGCCGCCGCTGCTCTCCGGCGGGCCGTCCACCGTCGCGGTGACCGAGAGCGCGGCCGGTCCGCTGCGCGCCGCCGGCCTGGAGGTCCGGGTGGTCCCCGACGACCGGGCCGCCGAGCAGGCCGTCCGCGACGACGACGTGGACGCCGCAGTGGTCTCCGGACCGGTCGTCCTGGCCATGGACGACGCCCCCGACGACGTGGTGCGGGCCCTGAGCAGCCAGCCGACGGTACGCCTGCTCGACCCGGACGCGGTGGACCCCGTGGTGGCGTTCCTGGTGCCCTTCGTCTTCGCGTTCGTCTTCTTCCTCACCTCGCAGACGTTCGGTGTGCAGATCGCGCAGAGCGTCATCGAGGAGAAGCAGACCCGGATCGTGGAGATCCTGGTCGCCGCCGTGCCGGTCCGGGCCCTGCTGGCCGGAAAGGTGGTGGCCGGCGCGATCCTGGCGTTCGCGCAGATCGCGTTGATCGCGGTGGTGGCGGTGGTCGGGCTGCAGATGGGCGACAGCGGAGGTCTGCTCACCCTGCTCGCTCCGGCGATCGGCTGGTTCGTGCCGTTCTTCGTGATCGGTTTCGTGTTGCTCGCGGCGATGTGGGCGGCGGCCGGCGCACTGGCCAACCGGCAGGAGGACATCGCCGCCGTGTCGACGCCGGTGCAACTCGCCGTGATGCTGCCGTTCTTCGCGGTGATCTTCCTCAACGACAACGACACCGCGATGCGGGTGCTGTCCTACCTGCCGTTCTCGTCGCCCACGGCCATGCCGCTGCGGCTGTTCACCGGTGACGCGGCCGGGTGGGAACCGTTCGTCTCGCTGGTCGTCCTGGTGCTCACCGCCGGTGCGTTCCTCGCCGCCGGTGCCCGGGTGTACGAGGGGTCGCTCCTGCGCACCAACGGCCGGACCTCCCTGCGTACCGCGTGGCGGGAGCGGGAGACGATCGGCTGA
- a CDS encoding ATP-binding cassette domain-containing protein, with translation MTRTLRLDGVDRSFGDRQVLKNVSFEVAAGRMTGFVGANGAGKTTTMRIILGVLAPDAGEVSWDGTKLTRQDRRRFGYMPEERGLYPKMTTREQVTYLGRLHGLDAAAARRSTDALLERVGLGERGDDLLETLSLGNQQRAQIAAALVHDPEVLVLDEPFSGLDPLAVDTVVTVLRERASAGAPVLFSSHQLDVVERLCDDLVIIGAGEIRAAGSRQQLRDSYTVPRYELVVASDAGWVRDHPGVTVVELDGPRVVFDLPAGADEQPVLQAALGRGPVRAFRPVSPSLTEIFREVTQ, from the coding sequence GTGACCAGAACGCTCCGCCTCGACGGCGTCGACCGCAGTTTCGGCGACCGGCAGGTGCTCAAGAACGTGTCCTTCGAGGTGGCCGCCGGCCGGATGACCGGCTTCGTGGGCGCCAACGGCGCCGGCAAGACCACCACCATGCGGATCATCCTGGGTGTGCTCGCACCCGACGCCGGCGAGGTGAGCTGGGATGGCACGAAGCTGACCCGGCAGGACCGCCGGCGCTTCGGTTACATGCCGGAGGAACGGGGCCTCTACCCGAAGATGACCACCCGCGAGCAGGTGACCTACCTCGGCCGACTGCACGGCCTGGACGCCGCAGCGGCCCGGCGTTCCACCGACGCGCTACTGGAACGGGTCGGGCTCGGTGAACGCGGCGACGACCTGCTGGAGACGCTGTCGCTGGGCAACCAGCAACGCGCCCAGATCGCCGCCGCGCTGGTGCACGACCCCGAGGTGCTGGTGCTCGACGAACCGTTCTCCGGCCTCGACCCGCTGGCCGTCGACACCGTCGTCACCGTGCTGCGGGAACGGGCCTCGGCCGGGGCGCCGGTGCTCTTCTCCAGCCACCAGCTCGACGTCGTCGAGCGCCTCTGCGACGACCTGGTGATCATCGGAGCCGGGGAGATCCGGGCCGCCGGCAGTCGGCAGCAGCTGCGCGACTCGTACACCGTTCCCCGCTACGAACTGGTGGTGGCGAGCGACGCCGGCTGGGTCCGCGACCACCCCGGGGTGACAGTGGTCGAGTTGGACGGCCCGCGAGTGGTCTTCGACCTGCCCGCCGGCGCCGACGAACAACCCGTGTTGCAGGCGGCCCTCGGCCGCGGCCCGGTCCGCGCCTTCCGCCCGGTCAGCCCCTCGCTCACCGAGATCTTCCGAGAGGTCACCCAGTGA
- a CDS encoding response regulator transcription factor, with translation MSAGPAHDTPEAERPIRVLLADDQHLVRTGFRVILEVEDDIEVVGEAADGERAVSMTRATSPDVVLMDVEMPGMDGLEATRQITADGPGAPAVLILTTFDRDDYLFAALRAGASGFLLKNGTPEELVEAIRVLARGDGLLAPEITRRVISTFARPGDPTGTAHRRPDADAALAELTPREREVLVLLAAGSSNAEIAAGIHLGEATVKTHVSRVLAKLGLRDRVQAVVFAYENGVVRPGG, from the coding sequence GTGAGCGCCGGACCAGCCCACGACACACCGGAAGCCGAGCGGCCGATCCGGGTGCTTCTCGCCGACGACCAGCACCTCGTCCGCACCGGCTTCCGGGTCATCCTCGAGGTGGAGGACGACATCGAGGTGGTCGGTGAGGCCGCCGACGGCGAGCGGGCCGTCAGCATGACCCGGGCCACCAGCCCCGACGTCGTACTCATGGATGTGGAAATGCCCGGGATGGACGGCCTGGAGGCCACCCGGCAGATCACCGCCGACGGGCCCGGTGCGCCCGCGGTGCTGATCCTCACGACGTTCGACCGGGACGACTACCTGTTCGCCGCGCTGCGGGCCGGTGCCAGCGGCTTCCTGCTCAAGAACGGCACGCCCGAGGAGCTGGTCGAGGCGATCCGCGTGCTGGCCAGGGGCGACGGACTGCTCGCCCCGGAGATCACCCGCCGGGTGATCTCCACGTTCGCCCGTCCCGGTGACCCGACGGGCACCGCCCACCGGCGCCCGGACGCCGACGCCGCGCTGGCCGAGCTGACCCCGCGCGAACGTGAGGTGCTGGTGCTGCTCGCCGCCGGATCGAGCAACGCGGAGATCGCCGCAGGCATCCACCTGGGCGAGGCGACGGTGAAGACACACGTGAGCCGGGTCCTGGCCAAACTCGGGCTGCGTGACCGGGTGCAGGCGGTGGTGTTCGCCTACGAGAACGGGGTGGTCCGACCCGGCGGGTGA
- a CDS encoding sensor histidine kinase, translated as MTVAQREEWRRPGPTAEQRRNDLWIGLGVTGLALVSLTLARSTGAFLLGPPPSGPEQLIWTVAVTLPLIWRRRRPAATLLIVSIAFIAAQARSAPETQFSAWALFCAIYTMGAWGQDHRLARRLRIGVIATMFAWLGIYYAVTIDHIPPGAFADAVGPVPPVLAAMVTGVLVNVLVFGFAYFFGETAWVAARREHELRAQAEDLRRSQAESRERAVLGERVRIARELHDVVAHHVSVMGVQASACRRVFDRDPAKARTALTAIEQSARTAVDELRRMLGVLRTPDGTDGEPPAAGGVERISELVERARSAGLKATLGVYGDRVALPESVSQAAYRVTQEAVTNTLKHAGADLVDVRVRYLAREVEVDVSDDGRGGGRANTVGLGLIGMRERVTAHDGDLEAGPRAGGGWRVRARFPLAASADPPVGAQRASGDGHQVAAGADRSA; from the coding sequence ATGACCGTGGCACAGCGAGAGGAATGGCGCCGCCCAGGTCCGACGGCGGAACAGCGCCGCAACGACCTGTGGATCGGGCTGGGAGTGACCGGGCTGGCGCTGGTGAGCCTGACCCTGGCCCGCAGCACCGGGGCGTTCCTGCTGGGTCCACCGCCGTCCGGGCCGGAACAGCTGATCTGGACCGTCGCGGTGACCCTGCCGCTGATCTGGCGACGACGCCGGCCGGCCGCGACCCTGCTGATCGTCTCGATAGCGTTCATCGCCGCGCAGGCGCGATCGGCCCCGGAGACCCAGTTCTCCGCCTGGGCGTTGTTCTGCGCCATCTACACCATGGGCGCCTGGGGGCAGGACCATCGGCTGGCCCGCCGCCTGCGGATCGGCGTGATCGCCACCATGTTCGCCTGGCTGGGGATCTACTACGCGGTGACGATCGACCACATCCCGCCCGGTGCCTTCGCCGACGCGGTCGGGCCGGTGCCACCGGTGCTCGCCGCGATGGTCACCGGCGTACTGGTCAATGTGCTGGTCTTTGGATTTGCGTACTTCTTCGGCGAGACCGCCTGGGTGGCCGCGCGGCGCGAGCACGAGCTGCGCGCCCAGGCCGAGGACCTGCGCCGGTCGCAGGCCGAGTCCCGGGAACGGGCGGTGCTCGGCGAACGGGTCCGGATCGCCCGGGAGCTGCACGACGTCGTCGCCCACCACGTGTCGGTGATGGGAGTGCAGGCATCCGCCTGCCGACGGGTGTTCGACCGCGACCCCGCCAAGGCCCGCACGGCACTCACCGCCATCGAGCAGAGCGCCCGCACCGCCGTCGACGAGCTGCGCCGGATGCTGGGCGTGCTGCGGACCCCCGACGGCACCGACGGCGAGCCGCCGGCGGCCGGCGGCGTCGAACGGATCAGCGAACTGGTCGAGCGGGCCCGCAGCGCGGGCCTGAAGGCAACCCTCGGGGTGTACGGCGACCGGGTCGCGCTGCCCGAATCGGTCTCGCAGGCGGCCTACCGGGTGACGCAGGAAGCGGTGACCAACACCCTGAAGCACGCCGGAGCGGATCTGGTGGACGTGCGGGTTCGGTATCTGGCCCGGGAGGTGGAGGTCGACGTGAGCGACGACGGACGGGGCGGCGGCCGGGCCAACACCGTCGGGCTGGGTCTGATCGGGATGCGCGAACGGGTCACCGCGCACGACGGCGACCTGGAGGCCGGGCCGCGTGCCGGCGGCGGCTGGCGGGTACGCGCCCGCTTCCCGCTGGCAGCATCGGCGGACCCACCGGTCGGCGCGCAACGAGCGTCCGGCGACGGTCACCAGGTGGCAGCCGGCGCGGATCGCTCAGCGTGA